The following proteins are encoded in a genomic region of Glycine soja cultivar W05 chromosome 17, ASM419377v2, whole genome shotgun sequence:
- the LOC114392210 gene encoding transcription factor BEE 1-like, giving the protein MAEFTENLQNISSSSPFLDIDPSMELLNQFIGMNQLYVLDNSNLMPYFSCDTFLGPQEPEFPGNLEEDFPFLFHHVNHNAPPVSLPIFQAENEIHEGNKRKSMDLLETSFANSTSAVSETGSKIKHSSGRGKRLKNNVTEEEEKAKEVVNARARRGQATDSHNLAERVRRGKINEKLRYLQNIVPGCYKTMSMAVMLDEIINYVQSLQHQVEFLSLELTAASTFYDFNSEIDAFETMQRSRAYEAKELGKYKREGHGGVSLLQPTWHL; this is encoded by the exons atggcTGAATTCACAGAAAATTTGCAAAACATTTCCTCATCATCTCCATTCTTAGACATTGATCCAAGCATGGAACTCCTAAACCAATTCATAGGGATGAACCAATTATATGTGCTAGACAACTCAAACTTGATGCCTTATTTCTCCTGTGATACCTTCTTGGGCCCCCAAGAACCTGAGTTTCCAGGAAACTTGGAAGAagattttccttttctcttccatCATGTCAACCACAATGCACCTCCTGTTTCCCTCCCCATTTTCCAAGCAGAAAATGAGATCCATGAAGGTAATAAGAGGAAATCAATGGATCTTCTTGAGACCAGTTTTGCTAATTCAACTTCTGCAGTTTCTGAGACTGGAAGCAAGATCAAACAT AGTTCTGGAAGAGGAAAGAGACTGAAAAACAATGTTACAGAAGAAGAGGAGAAAGCAAAGGAAGTGGTTAATGCCAGGGCTAGAAGAGGTCAAGCTACTGATAGTCACAATTTAGCAGAAAGG GTTAGAAGAGGGAAAATCAATGAGAAATTAAGGTACTTACAAAATATtgttccaggatgttacaag ACAATGAGTATGGCAGTAATGTTAGATGAAATCATAAACTATGTGCAATCCTTGCAGCATCAAGTAGAG TTCCTTTCTTTGGAGCTTACAGCAGCAAGTACCTTTTATGACTTCAATTCCGAGATAGATGCTTTTGAAACAATGCAG AGATCAAGGGCATACGAGGCAAAAGAGTTAGGCAAGTATAAAAGAGAAGGACATGGAGGAGTTTCTCTCCTTCAACCAACATGGCACCTTTGA